TTAGTTTCTGCAAAGGTATCTTCAGCCGAAGAACTGATAATGTTGTATTATACCACCACTCCATTAAAATACAAGCAATCGAGACGTAATCCCGAAGATTCAATgcctatttttttaaaaaaatttggaaataaATATTTTAGCAGCACAAAATTTATAATATGATTTTCTATAAGCGACTGGTCTGACATTATCATGTGGAGAGCTGGCCTTTTTGTGCTTAATTAGAATCTCCAACTTTACACGTTGCAAACCAACGCTCATATGTGCAGTGTCGTTTTTCAGTTAATTACAGCTGTGATTGGATGCACTAATGTAAGAGGCATCTTTTCACCACAAATCCCTTAATATTTTAAGAACTCATCCTGCCTGAACAACCCTACCCAGACGTACAAGTTTGGTTCGAGGATTCAAGTCTTGCTAGCAATTTTTAACATTTCCAGATCAGATCGCATCTGATgttaagggggaaaaaaaaaaggagtaaaaGAGTTGTTACCACACGACTATTGCAGTTGGAGATGCTCATCTCGACTGGTTCTGttcaaaatgaatttggatAAATTCGGTTCCAATCATCATCACTATCTATAAGCAATCAATGGTAGTACCCCCTGACAGGAAGTTTTACACCAATCAATACACTACTTGCATCGACATCCATCCGGGGGCACACACGCATCTACTAGTTCTATGGCGTTTACAGGAAGAAGATGAATCGTTATACTCTCATCAGTCAAAAGTGGTGGCACGGGCTGGTCTTTATTAGAAGGAAAACTACCCAAAGCACAAAGGCAAGAAGGAAACAACTATGAGCATGAGATGGATGCCAGCTCTCGCTGTCTCACATGCTGCTTGAGATTTTAGGTGCACCCGACTTCGGCCTCCGTGACATCGACTCGGATCAGATTATTGCTTTTTAACACCGCGCGTTTTACGGACATGGTGGAAACTTGCTAGTATCTATTAGACTCAATCTAAAATCAAATAAGAGTACTTTActtctgtttggattgtgaattattagagatatttttactgtagcactttttgtgatgtgatgtatgtgagataaaaaggtaattgggaaggtaaaaaggtgtattggaaattgtaatgatgatgtaagcaaataaatttgaggaaataaaaaccaatccaaacaaattgtTTGTCAGTTTTCTTGACTGTGTATTAGACAATAATGACtcttaaaaaaattcagaaaatacAGTCCATTTAGGTAAACTCTTGATTTTTGCAATGTGGTGAATTTTCGAAAATCCCTTTCTAACTATGCATTCTCTACTTttcaaacagaaaagaaaaaaaaagagagaaaatatgCTTCGtctggattagttgtttttgaaggtatttttgaaaatttttattgtagcagagtttttagaatatattttgagatatttttagaaaatattttgaaatatttaagaatattagagtttttaaaatatatttcgaaatattttttaaacattaaaaaaaatttagactcCTTTTTAGAATAtcttttagagtatattttaaatttttttataatatttaaaaaattaatattaaaaaaaattgtagaatCCAAACAGAGTTGCACCTTTCCCAATTGTGCATGTACTCTTGTTTAATTCACAAATTTATTTTCAtcattaacttttttttttttatcaaaatattTTGATCATTAACTTGGTGCTGCGAAATGTTGATCAAACTCGAAACAAGCTGTCCAATCGAAAGGGAAAATCATTCTTATAGCTCAGTAATCAGTCAATCACTCCCCGTTCAGttgcatttgattttttttgttttctttatttggtGGTTCGATAAACAACAAAATTTGTGGACCAAATAGGACGAGAGTCGTGACAAAATGATCGCAAAAGAGGACGAAAATGATTCGAAAGATTCACCATCTGCCCCTATTGTAGAACATAGCAATGCTCCCTCTCGTTAACTGCAAGTAAATTAACCAACAATTTAAGGTGTCGGGGGAGAATCCTAAAATACTTGCTCCCGCAGCCGGAATCCCCTcccatttcttttcttcatcCCCACCCTGGTGGCCAAGCCAACTCTTTTTATTCCACCACCACCATAGCCAATAATTCACCTGCCACATTTCTCCGCCCCATTCGTCCGTCCTTCCTACGCGCCCCATATTTCCCGTTTGACTCACAATCCCAGCCAAGCATCCAAGAATCAAGATTCAAAGCCAACTCATAATCTCAACCAAGCCAAATAGTACTATAtttattttcctagtataatAAAAACCTTAAATCAGACCCCATTTCAAACCAAAATCAAGGAGCCTTCCGAATTTCGCACCCTCCTCCCAACTCCTATTTCTCTCTGCCTCTTCAATTCATAATAGTTTAACCCTCGTTCATACGATGAACTGATTGTTTTTCCCTTTCGGGTAAATACTAAATGATCAATGGAAGCCGACAGGGAAGCGTCGTTGAACGAAAACAGCAAGAAGGCATTGTTAGCTAGAagtgcatcacatgcacaagaTGAATTGAAGAGTTTCAGGACATGGCTGAAATGGATGTGCGTGGATCAATCTGATTGGTGGACTGCGTTTCTTTCGTGGTCTGTTTTTGTGGTATTGGCTATCGTCGTCCCTTGTCTCTCCCATTTCTTTTTGGCTTGTAGTGATTGTGATAGCAGACACAGCAGGCCTTATGATACCATTGTGCAGCTTTCTCTTAGCACCTTGGCGGCCCTATCTTTCATTTGCCTTTCCCAGTTTGTGAGGAAATATGGGCTCCGGAGATTCTTGTTCTTCGATAGGCTTTGTGATGACAGCGAGACCGTCAGAAAAGGATACACCGTTCAGTTCAATgtaagtttctttctttcttcctttgttaCTTTTTGTATTATTTAAAGTTACTGGCTTTGATGTTTAAGCATCCGACTTGTTTTCATGTATGGTTGATGATCAATCACGCGTTAGGGGTCAAGACAATAGAGGTTTCGACTTTGAAATTTCTGTCTTTTCGGCTAAATCAACCTGGTATTCTGATCGTCCACGTTTATGGTAAAGGATCTCATTCTTTGGTTTTTGGAAATAGTCAAATGGGGATCCTAGTATGTGATTAGGATAGGAATAGTGTATATACACCTGCGAGTTCGGAGAACTATGAATTCGTAAACATGTATGATTGTGTAGGGTGGTAAATTTAGTGTGGATCTTCTTGGAACATGCCATTTTGCTTAATTGTTTTGATGAGTGGCCTAAAAGTAGTATTTGTTTCCTGGAAACGAAAGGTCAGTCCTCTAGTAGTCTGGTGAACTGTAACCTGTCAAGTGTCAACTTAGAACAGGTTCTTCTTCTCAAACCATCAACTTTTCTAGATTGAAGAATTCTGAGGGCAGGAAGTAGTGGTGAGGGGGGGGGGCGCAAAATAGCTGTATATAGGGGGAGGAGAGCTATATACAGCTCAAGACTTAAATTGTTGTTTATCACCCTGTTGTTGAGAACCACATTTATCACCCAATTAAACCTTTCTGTCAGCATTGTGAAGGAAAAAGGTGGTATATTGTGGTTGGATTGTTAAGTGCTTAAATTTCATAGGCAATCCTGGAAATAAAATTCTTGGTTAGTTCCTTTTCAATAACGAAAATAATCAGGTCAGGAGATAATACTAAAGCACTAGTCATAATCTGTGCATTAAGTTTGCTAACGGCGTAAGATTTGATGCCTAGCAAGTGATCATAGCTCTGGCAGTGAAATTGCAGTGATGTTTAAATCAATCAAGTAATTTGCTTTTCTGACAACCAGTCGCTATCTAATAGCCATTATTCTGTTTTGACCAATCAAGTAATTTGCTTTTTTCGACAACCAGACCCTTTCTAATGGCCATTATTCTGCTTTGATCAACATGATTGGCAATATTGTCTTTATATGCAGAGATCCCTGAAGATCGTATTCATCTTTGTGATACCTTGTTTCACAGTGGAGTGCGCTTACAAGATTTGGTGGTATAGCTCGGGTGGCACCCGAATTCCCTTCTTGGGCAACATAATAGTGAGTGACACTGTTGCATGTATTTTAGAGCTTTGCTCATGGCTCTACAGGACTGTGGTCTTCTTCCTGGTGTGCACTCTCTTTCGCCTCATCTGTTATCTTCAGATCCTCCGATTACAAGACTTTGCACAAGTCTTCCAGGTAGAGTCTGACGTCGAATCAGTGTTGAGGGAACACCTCAGGATCAGAAGGCATTTAAGAATTATAAGCCACAGATACCGCTTATTCATTTTATGGGCATTGATCATCATAACAGTTAGCCAGTTTGCATCCCTACTCATGACTACGCGCTCAACTGCTGATCTTAATATATACAAAACCGGTGAACTTGCTGTACGTTTCCTAATTCCATattcttttccaatatttccaTGATCTGTTTATGAGAGAAATTTGAAGCTGAATGCCTCATCTTTGGTATGCAGCTATGCTCCGTCAGCCTTCTTGCAGGGCTGATGATCCTGTTAAGAAGTGCAACCAGAATTACACACAAAGCACAAGCTGTTACATGTCTTGCGGCCAAATGGCATGTCTGTGCAACAATAGATTCGTTCGATACAACTGAAGCTGAGACGCCTATTTCTAGGGTGCCTGTCAACCACGTTTTTCCGGTGAGTTCTGATGGATCTGACGCTGATGATGATGTTGGCGATGAAGAGGATGATATAGACCACACCAAGCTCGTTCCATCATACAACTACAACACaatttcattccaaaagagaCAAGCCTTAGGTGAGTTGGTATAAAACCTCATACAGTCCAAGAAAAAAGCCTTTTACTACCACTACATCAGGAATGTGGATGATAGTGCATCAAATTCGTACTTGTGTTATTGATTTTTTGTCACATGATCATGATGCCGGGCTGTTCTCAACTGTATCTTCTTTCAACTTTTGGCTTTCTTAAAGCTAGGAAAAGCCGAATTCAATCAGAAACTACACAATACATGTTTCTGGAATTCTGATTTCGGCTTTTGAAAAATGCAGCTTTTACGAAAGTCAGAATCAATTGAGAACAACCTGGCTATCTCATCGTATTATCTTTGTCGCCTAAATAACCAATCCTCAGaaacaattttttgttttttgagttTGTAAATTAGAGACTTGATGGTGTATGCGAGGCAGCTGATTGTTTTGGATGTTGCTATGCATGTCGCAGTGACATACTTTGAAAACAATAGAGCGGGAGTGACAGTCTATGGATTCATGCTGGATAGGACCTCGCTTCACACGATATTTGGCATAGAGTTGTCCCTTGTGCTTTGGTTGCTTGGAAAGACCATCGGTATTTCatagaaaagaaacaagagggTTGCGAAATTTTGTGTGGGATTAGCATTTAGGCCATGTTGGGCAATTGACCCCTGAGAAGAGATTTGAGGCGGTTTGCTTTGTCGCCGCCCATTACCATCCATGAACGATCAGCGACGAGTGACAGCGACGGAGGAAGGTCTGTCTAGCTATAGCTCTAGCTGGCGACATCTATTCAacatttttttgtcaaaatatcCTTCGTGcgttcttcttcatcttcttcttttgtgtatttttttttttcaaatagctcttgatttctattttttcttgtgaAGTATCAATGTCGATTAATGTTTCTTTGTTTGTACTTATGCTGCAGATGATATGTAACGTATTTATATCTGTTGAGCTACTgtcatcattttattttattttatttttttttaagaaaagaaatttggaTAAGTACGGCTCCCGTCACCACTTTTCTTGGTAATGTCCAGCTGGGATTATTTTTATGATGGTAAAGTAATATGAgtctattttttggtatttacACCAAAGAAAAATATCTTCCCCAGTGGGGACATGGGATGGAGGCATTAAGAAATTTGAGACGCTCCTTTGATGAGCACTAATGATGATATAGGAGTAAACGATTGTactctcaaaggaaaaaaaaaaacttcagtcAACGTCTCCACGGTCGAAATGTGACCTTCACTCTGACGTGTCCATGCTGGAATTGGAAATGCGTGTGTGCGTGTTCCGTTTTGTCATTTGTGCAGTTTGCCTCGCAAATCTCGGGAGCTTGAAAgctaaacaaaattttttttttctaccatatttttatttatatttctaCTCTAATATATTTTAAGGGATAATACAGTTGGATCAACGGAATCGACGAAGAGCTGAACTATCGTTGAATCATACGGAGTGTGCGATACACTcatatgaatttaaaaaaatcacaataataacaaaGTGATCGGAGGCAAAACCACAATATGGATATACACAAATGTTTATTCACAAGTTCTAAAAACCCAAGTCAAGATCGCTGCCTACTTCCATGGCTTTGCTTACAATAAAGAAACAAAGCACTCTTAACGCGAGAATAATATATGAAAATTGGATGTGTaccaaggggaaaaaaaaaaactaatgacAGGATAAAGTTAAGAGACGCAAAAAAGATTAATAGTCGAGTGtatttgggtagaaaattatttaaattttatttagtAATCATATTAgcactttctttctttgatgTAATTTGTACTGGATAAaagtataataaaaaaaattataaaaaatgtatttatgatacAACAAAAAATTCTTTCCAAATAATCAAATATGCAAGACacactcaaaatgaacaatacaTTCAATGAGTAACAATTCTCAATGGGATAGTTTAGCGATAATAATTATTTGAGTGAATATTAATAGTTCGATATTAATAGAATTTGTTCTACCACATGCAAAGACTAAATTTAAATACTTATGTCATGGTTGTGAAAACTTACTAGTGTGCTTTTCTAATTCGTTATTGCCTTTCATAATGTGGCCTCTGTTAGCATAAACTCTTTGGAAAACATGTGCAACTATGccaatttttgttattattattattatttttaatgttCAAGGAGTTTATAGCTTTTTGTTGTTTCCATATTAAAAGCACACCTTAGTCATTAAGGAGACAAATCATAGGGACATGGAGAAGGGTAttttcaataataataaatcagatgccaaaaaaaaaagaaaaagaaattgaacacCTAAAACGACGACGTCGAAAGTTAAATTTAATTGCCTCGCGTCCGCAAAATGGCTCTCTCCTTTCCGCCTAACGGAAGCGATGGCACTAATCTTTCTTCAAATCCTGTTGCTTAAAAACCAACGAACTCCTAAATTAAAGCCGCGGGGGGCTGGTGCATTCGCTTCAGAGAACGTTTAATCATTTGGAAAGCGGAATCGAGTCATGGAAATTGATTCCGCTCCAATCAGCCGATGCTCCAAAGAAAA
The DNA window shown above is from Coffea arabica cultivar ET-39 chromosome 5e, Coffea Arabica ET-39 HiFi, whole genome shotgun sequence and carries:
- the LOC113690548 gene encoding uncharacterized protein isoform X1, whose protein sequence is MEADREASLNENSKKALLARSASHAQDELKSFRTWLKWMCVDQSDWWTAFLSWSVFVVLAIVVPCLSHFFLACSDCDSRHSRPYDTIVQLSLSTLAALSFICLSQFVRKYGLRRFLFFDRLCDDSETVRKGYTVQFNRSLKIVFIFVIPCFTVECAYKIWWYSSGGTRIPFLGNIIVSDTVACILELCSWLYRTVVFFLVCTLFRLICYLQILRLQDFAQVFQVESDVESVLREHLRIRRHLRIISHRYRLFILWALIIITVSQFASLLMTTRSTADLNIYKTGELALCSVSLLAGLMILLRSATRITHKAQAVTCLAAKWHVCATIDSFDTTEAETPISRVPVNHVFPVSSDGSDADDDVGDEEDDIDHTKLVPSYNYNTISFQKRQALVTYFENNRAGVTVYGFMLDRTSLHTIFGIELSLVLWLLGKTIGIS
- the LOC113690548 gene encoding uncharacterized protein isoform X2, whose amino-acid sequence is MEADREASLNENSKKALLARSASHAQDELKSFRTWLKWMCVDQSDWWTAFLSWSVFVLSLSTLAALSFICLSQFVRKYGLRRFLFFDRLCDDSETVRKGYTVQFNRSLKIVFIFVIPCFTVECAYKIWWYSSGGTRIPFLGNIIVSDTVACILELCSWLYRTVVFFLVCTLFRLICYLQILRLQDFAQVFQVESDVESVLREHLRIRRHLRIISHRYRLFILWALIIITVSQFASLLMTTRSTADLNIYKTGELALCSVSLLAGLMILLRSATRITHKAQAVTCLAAKWHVCATIDSFDTTEAETPISRVPVNHVFPVSSDGSDADDDVGDEEDDIDHTKLVPSYNYNTISFQKRQALVTYFENNRAGVTVYGFMLDRTSLHTIFGIELSLVLWLLGKTIGIS